A stretch of Fusarium fujikuroi IMI 58289 draft genome, chromosome FFUJ_chr10 DNA encodes these proteins:
- a CDS encoding related to beta-mannosidase — MFALPFLFGAAAAAIYDKPLATVPGQQDAIPNWDFQQLHKISKDTAALSQPGVDTSSWHHAPVSRCTLMACLLAEGTYVTDGPDGLWYSDNLDHFDQSPFSAPWVYRNQFRLSAGHISSQRHYFLQTNGITPAADLFLNGKQIADNITQSGSYVGHTYDITPLAREKNALVVKVYPTNYQDHLAVGFVDWNPYPPDNGTGVWREITIKQTGDVFMGPVSVLVDMDTPMKQNKDHHVDVTVRALARNLSKKPVTFIARAEIRTPDGKHLKVLTKSIRLRAKDSTMVELPAKIQDPQVWWPSAWGKQPLYSVQLTYSIGGYDTSDISPRTNFGIRTVSSELNAHNDTMFKVNGHPIQIRGGGYTSDMFLRWDSQRFEYIARYVLDMGMNAIRLEGKMEHPELYDIADRLGIMIIAGWECCDRWEAWPYNDDISQDPPQKWSEVDYETANASIRHEAAMMQTHPSMIAFLVGSDFWPDDRATAIYLDGLHDAGWQVPIISSAAKRGYPKALGPSGMKMEGPYDWVPPVYWSDREPTDNRSGSSFGFGSELGAGVGTPTKGSLIRFLTDKDMEDLWKKPNKGLYHMSQNTSQFYDRSIYNKALFARYGKPRSLDDYLMKAQMMDYEATRSEFEGWASQWSASRPATGLIYWMLNNAWPSLHWNQFDYYLHPAGSYFGTKIANRVEHVAFDYFKSFIWIINQSLEQSGPRSVHVDLVDLQGNHISHQKLHFTTEPNKSQMVGDISSSIKKITDVGVLRLLLADSDSEKVLSRNAYWLSKQKDIVDWTTTSWYSVDVKQSANFTALNTMEQATITASTSKNKTSGGWRLRVENSATVPAVFIQLNLVDKRSNDVTPLTWSDNYFSLLPRESIEVELTDWSGKGAMVQVYGKNVKKSWIKLG; from the coding sequence ATGTTCGCACTGCCATTCCTTTTTGGCGCAGCTGCGGCCGCTATCTATGACAAACCTCTGGCCACTGTCCCAGGACAACAGGATGCAATCCCCAACTGGGACTTTCAACAATTGCACAAAATCTCCAAGGACACTGCAGCCCTTTCCCAGCCAGGCGTCGACACTTCGTCCTGGCATCATGCGCCTGTATCCCGATGCACTTTGATGGCCTGTCTCTTGGCCGAAGGCACCTATGTCACAGATGGTCCTGATGGGCTCTGGTACTCTGATAACCTTGACCATTTTGACCAGAGCCCATTCTCTGCTCCCTGGGTGTATCGGAACCAATTCAGATTGTCAGCTGGGCATATATCATCACAGCGCCATTATTTTCTTCAAACCAACGGAATCACCCCTGCTGCAGACTTGTTCCTCAATGGCAAGCAGATCGCCGACAACATCACCCAGTCAGGTTCCTATGTCGGCCATACGTATGACATCACACCTCTTGCACGAGAGAAAAATGCACTTGTAGTCAAGGTATATCCTACAAACTATCAAGACCACTTGGCCGTCGGATTTGTCGATTGGAACCCTTATCCGCCTGATAATGGCACTGGAGTGTGGAGAGAAATCACTATCAAACAGACAGGCGACGTCTTTATGGGTCCAGTAAGCGTGCTAGTTGACATGGATACACCCATGAAGCAGAACAAAGACCACCATGTGGACGTCACCGTCAGGGCTCTTGCACGAAACCTGAGCAAAAAGCCAGTAACGTTTATCGCCAGAGCCGAGATCAGAACTCCAGATGGCAAACACCTTAAGGTGCTTACTAAATCTATTCGCCTCCGGGCTAAGGACTCAACAATGGTTGAGCTTCCTGCAAAGATCCAAGATCCACAAGTTTGGTGGCCATCAGCCTGGGGTAAACAGCCACTGTACTCGGTCCAGCTGACCTACTCTATCGGCGGGTATGACACTTCAGATATCAGTCCTCGTACCAATTTTGGCATTCGGACTGTCTCTTCTGAGCTGAATGCGCACAATGACACTATGTTCAAGGTGAACGGCCATCCAATCCAGATCAGAGGCGGCGGCTATACATCCGACATGTTCCTACGATGGGACTCCCAACGTTTTGAGTATATAGCGCGCTATGTCCTGGACATGGGTATGAATGCTATTCGCCTCGAAGGCAAGATGGAGCATCCAGAACTCTACGACATTGCTGACAGACTCGGTATTATGATTATCGCCGGCTGGGAGTGTTGCGATCGGTGGGAGGCTTGGCCCTACAACGACGACATATCCCAGGACCCTCCCCAAAAATGGTCCGAGGTTGATTACGAGACCGCCAACGCTTCCATAAGGCACGAGGCGGCTATGATGCAAACCCACCCAAGTATGATCGCCTTCTTAGTTGGAAGCGACTTTTGGCCTGATGACCGGGCCACGGCGATATACCTTGATGGCTTACATGACGCTGGATGGCAAGTCCCCATCATATCCTCAGCTGCGAAGCGTGGTTATCCAAAGGCCCTTGGCCCCTCCGGAATGAAGATGGAAGGGCCCTATGATTGGGTCCCGCCCGTCTATTGGTCCGACAGAGAACCAACAGACAACAGGTCTGGATCCTCTTTTGGATTCGGAAGCGAGCTAGGCGCTGGCGTCGGAACGCCTACTAAAGGAAGTCTCATTAGGTTTCTGACGGACAAAGACATGGAAGACTTGtggaagaagccaaacaAGGGCCTCTATCACATGTCACAGAATACATCACAATTCTATGATCGGTCCATTTACAACAAGGCGTTGTTTGCTCGATACGGCAAGCCAAGATCTCTAGACGACTACCTGATGAAGGCGCAGATGATGGACTATGAAGCAACACGTTCTGAGTTCGAGGGTTGGGCAAGCCAATGGAGCGCTTCACGTCCGGCCACTGGTCTGATCTACTGGATGCTCAATAACGCCTGGCCGAGCCTCCATTGGAACCAATTTGACTACTATCTCCATCCTGCTGGATCGTATTTCGGCACCAAGATTGCCAACCGAGTTGAACATGTAGCCTTCGATTACTTCAAGAGCTTTATCTGGATCATCAATCAGTCCCTTGAGCAATCCGGTCCGCGCTCAGTTCATGTCGACTTGGTAGATTTGCAGGGGAACCACATCTCTCATCAGAAGCTTCACTTCACCACAGAGCCCAATAAATCTCAGATGGTTGGTGACATAAGCAGCTCCATCAAGAAGATTACAGATGTCGGCGTGCTTCGCCTGCTCCTGGCTGACAGCGATAGCGAGAAGGTACTCAGCCGCAATGCCTACTGGCTATCCAAGCAGAAGGATATAGTTGACTGGACCACCACGTCGTGGTATTCTGTCGACGTTAAGCAGTCCGCCAACTTCACTGCACTGAACACGATGGAACAAGCGACCATCACAGCGTCGacctccaagaacaagacttcTGGGGGTTGGAGGCTCCGAGTTGAAAATAGCGCCACAGTCCCCGCGGTGTTCATCCAGCTCAACCTGGTAGATAAGCGCAGCAACGATGTGACTCCGTTAACCTGGTCGGACAACTATTTCAGTCTACTTCCGCGTGAGTCAATTGAAGTTGAACTCACCGACTGGTCGGGCAAAGGTGCTATGGTACAAGTCTATGGCAAGAATGTGAAAAAGTCTTGGATTAAACTGGGCTGA
- a CDS encoding related to NPP1 domain protein: protein MHPQTILNALVALAATGMAAPSEALNNIHARAVVNHDSLNPVKKTIEGGAIGAAIDRWQPLLHIADGCQPYTAVDTNGNVNGGLQDSGSKTGGCKDTSKGQTYARAAMHNGKLAIMYAWYWPKDQPADGNLVSGHRHDWENVVVFIDNYQSPGATLYAAAASGHGDYKKTKNPQRSGNNVMAEYFTSFGKNHELQFKTSPGRTYWIYDWAAMTPAARQGLITGPSGDPKKPWGSANVPFIDANFGNNLNKAWS, encoded by the exons ATGCATCCTCAGACCATCTTGAACGCCCTGGTTGCTCTTGCTGCCACTGGCATGGCCGCTCCTTCTGAGGCCCTCAACAATATTCACGCTCGAGCTGTAGTCAACCACGACTCTCTTAACCCTGTCAAAAAGACAATCGAAGGAGGGGCGATCGGTGCCGCCATCGACAGGtggcagcctcttcttcacattGCCGACGGTTGTCAGCCGTACACTGCTGTTGACACGAACGGTAACGTCAA TGGCGGGCTCCAGGATAGCGGTAGCAAGACTGGGGGCTGCAAAGATACCAGTAAAGGCCAGACATATGCTCGTGCCGCCATGCATAATGGCAAGCTTGCCATCATGTACGCTTGGTACTGGCCCAAGGACCAGCCTGCTGATGGCAATCTTGTCAGCGGCCATCGCCACGACTGGGAAAACGTTGTTGTCTTCATAGACAACTATCAATCTCCAGGGGCTACCCTctatgctgctgctgcctctgGCCATGGCGACTACAAGAAGACTAAGAACCCTCAGCGAAGTGGCAATAATGTCATGGCTGAGTACTTCACCAGCTTTGGCAAGAACCACGAACTGCAATTCAAGACTAGTCCCGGACGCACCTATTGGATCTATGACTGGGCTGCTATGACTCCCGCTGCCCGCCAGGGTCTGATCACTGGCCCATCTGGCGATCCCAAGAAGCCTTGGGGCAGCGCCAATGTCCCTTTCATCGACGCAAACTTCGgcaacaacctcaacaagGCCTGGTCCTGA
- a CDS encoding deacetylase translates to MRSFAVLASLCHLTSALSIPVYPKKRDVSAGVAIYSCTQPNTIALTFDDGPFVYTDSVLDQLASAGMPATFFLNGYNIGNIMDYQATVNRMIGEGHQVASHTYGHPDLAGLADFDVEQQMSLLSNEFINIIGKYPVYMRPPYFSFTARTLGVLGQLGFKVIIADIDTNDWRYSSSGGAEPSLASYYAGLDNGGSIVLMHDVHQNTVQNILPQIIEATLQSGKRAVTVGECLGDPETNWYRGGAIQTPKWNGTDTQVIPVSQTPAPERAVVWE, encoded by the exons ATGCGTAGTTTCGCTGTACTGGCTTCTTTATGCCATCTTACCTCCGCACTATCGATCCCCGTTTACCCGAAGAAGAGGGACGTTTCAGCTGGCGTTGCTATTTATAGTTGTACCCAGCCAAACACCATTGCTCTCACTTTCGACGATGGCCCATTCGTGTACACAGATTCTGTCCTCGATCAGCTTGCTTCAGCTGGAATGCCGGCCACGTTCTTCCTCAATGGTTATAACATCGGGAATATCATGGACTACCAAGCCACTGTTAACAGGATGATCGGGGAAGGACACCAGGTTGCGTCGCATAC CTACGGCCATCCAGATCTCGCAGGACTTGCAGATTTCGACGTCGAGCAGCAAATGTCGCTCCTGAGCAATGagttcatcaacatcatcggcAAGTATCCTGTTTACATGCGTCCTCCCTATTTTAGCTTCACCGCTCGAACTCTCGGAGTCCTTGGTCAATTGGGCTTCAAGGTTATTATTGCTGATATCGACACCAACGATTGGCGGTACTCGTCGTCTGGTGGTGCTGAACCCTCTTTAGCTTCATACTACGCTGGGCTTGACAATGGTGGTTCCATTGTTCTTATGCACGACGTTCATCAGAATACTGTTCAGAATATCCTGCCTCAAATTATTGAGGCAACTCTCCAAAGTGGAAAGAGAG CTGTGACCGTGGGGGAATGTCTTGGAGATCCCGAGACAAACTGGTACCGAGGTGGAGCAATCCAAACACCAAAATGGAATGGCACCGACACTCAGGTCATCCCAGTCAGTCAGACGCCAGCACCCGAGAGAGCAGTGGTATGGGAGTAA
- a CDS encoding related to Putative sterigmatocystin biosynthesis lipase/esterase STCI, which produces MTAQTFEVKKPETWHLAATINNELREMINNGVKGRFTGDTEHLTLEQMRAKFDSLFQQDADLLRSQMQNEVSEEEINIPVRDGFKVRALVYRRKTDQSKADRPLVILIHGGGFILGNAEMEMPTCVEAVRRYDCVAVSLEYRLSPEVKFPVAYDDCWDALIWLSKNAATLQADPTHGFVFGGTSAGSHLSIPLAHKARDEKLSPPLTGLYHCVPPALMPQALTDKYKPLYNSREQLKDGMALTAESTKVYDKAVEPDFASPLWNPLLWPNGHRGLPPTFFQICGADLLRDEALIYERELRLESRVKTKTVVYEGLPHVFWYDYPTHSASTRFAKDAADGLGWLLGREK; this is translated from the exons ATGACTGCTCAAACTTTTGAAGTCAAAAAGCCCGAAACGTGGCATTTAGCAGCGACGATTAACAATGAGTTACGAGAA ATGATAAATAATGGAGTAAAGGGGAGGTTCACTGGCGATACGGAGCATCTTACTCTAGAGCAAATGCGAGCCAAGTTTGACAGTCTCTTCCAGCAAGACGCTGATCTTCTTCGCTCGCAGATGCAAAATGAAGtgtctgaagaagagattAATATTCCCGTCAGGGATGGATTCAAAGTCAGGGCGCTCGTTTATCGTCGCAAGACTGACCAGTCGAAGGCAGACCGGCCTCTTGTAATTCTCATTCATGGTGGAGGCTTTATCCTGGGCAAcgctgagatggagatgccaaCCTGTGTTGAAGCAGTCCGGAGATATGATTGCGTCGCGGTGAGCTTGGAGTATCGGCTTTCTCCAGAAGTAAAGTTTCCTGTTGCATATGACGATTGCTGGGACGCTCTCATATGG CTGTCCAAGAACGCGGCCACTCTTCAGGCCGACCCAACTCACGGCTTTGTCTTTGGCGGGACCTCGGCTGGTTCACATCTCAGCATCCCCTTGGCTCACAAGGCTCGGGACGAAAAGCTCTCACCTCCACTCACTGGGCTTTACCATTGCGTTCCTCCTGCTCTGATGCCACAAGCCCTTACTGACAAGTATAAGCCCCTCTACAACAGTAGAGAACAGCTGAAGGATGGTATGGCGCTCACTGCAGAGTCTACAAAGGTTTACGACAAGGCCGTTGAGCCAGACTTTGCTTCGCCACTCTGGAACCCTCTCCTTTGGCCAAATGGGCATAGAGGCTTACCCCCCACGTTCTTCCAGATCTGTGGGGCTGACCTGTTGAGGGATGAGGCATTGATTTATGAGAGAGAACTTAGACTCGAGAGTAGGGTTAAGACTAAGACGGTTGTGTATGAGGGGTTGCCGCATGTGTTTTGGTATGATTATCCGACTCATAGTGCAAGCACCAGGTTTGCTAAGGACGCAGCTGATGGCTTGGGATGGCTACTTGGCCGGGAAAAGTAG